The genome window agcatatgaacaactcgccattgacttctgaccaggtttaggtggtgtatgatagcgattttagacaacgcgctaggaccctccctaggttgttaattgccacagccctgggcgcaatgcttaaaaaataaacgtgcaaaataccgaattcaactttgcgcgggtgaaaaacgaactttacgccatgcgctggtgcccaaaatagACAAATATTAGCCATCTAAAGGCTTTCATTTTCAGTAAGTTAGAAACATAGTGATTTACTTTGCACATGCTCCcctacaaaacaaaaacattgtgGGTTTTAAAAAGAAAGTCACTAAAAGTTTATCATTTAGAACCCTAGTAGCCATTAATTACAGTTTTTAACCTGTAAACCTGTCTGAGGCAGGAAAGGAACTGGCGATGTATGCGTGTTTATTCATGCTCCAAGGAACAACCTTAGTCCTCTGCAAATCCAGTTTTTCTGCTTTTCAACCACAGCTTgataattaaaacaaaaacgAGTTACGTAATTTTACTTGGAACTGATCTAACTCATTTTGGCATAGAAATCTTGTAATTATAAGAACaagctgaataaaaaaaaaacagaaactctgTCTAATCTTGCCAGCAGACTGATGCTAATGGCTTCTTCTAAATCAGTGATAATTAATCTAATGACAAAATCCCATTAACACAGGCTCAAGCGTGAAGACACCCCTCATTCTTCTCCTCAAGTGACACCCATTTGAAATGGGTCATAATTCATTCTGAACTCTTAACCCGCATTTCAGGAGCTGAAGCTCTGAGTGTAAAATCACTTCTCTCAGTCTGCCTCCTGTTCTATCTCTCCCCTACATTAAAGCACTCAATTATAAAGATTGTTTATGTCAAAGCAGAATATTCCAGCTAGTGTTTCAATCTTCTCCAGTCCACCACCTCTTTGATGTAAGGATCATAAGGGTAGCAGGAGGGTACTTTAATGTGTTTGTGGACTGGTTTTGTTGTGACCTTAGTGAAAGAACAGGGCCTGTCATGAAAAAAGGGCCTGTGTGGAGGAGATATGAGTCGGATCTTGTTAGGGTTATTATCTTTCACAGTGAATGAGAATCAGGCCCTGGCATCACGCGGGATGTATGCGCCACCTCGCCTGAGCTCCATGCCAGGGGTAAATCTTCAGTGTGAACacacattctacacacacacacacacacacacacacacacacacacactctctctctctttctctctacacaCTACCTCCttcatacccatacacacagagtctctctcttttactttcacacacatacacacacacacacaggggagagagatagggagggggtatacacacatacacttatagCCTGTCACTTAAATGTACGCATACCTTTCTCTGTGCAGTCAGCTATAGAATAATACACAGTTAGGGGTCAGAAAGTCAGGGTTTGCAGAGAACAATGAGTGATTGTTTTAAAGTgaaaaataatgataatcatAATAATTATGCATATGGCTTTATATATGAATGAATGTGACTTTAAAATGCTTTTTTGTTGcataaaaacattaaaactCTTCTGCAATCAAAAAATAATACTGTAACAGATGATCAGATGACAGTTCATGGAACACACTTTGATGAAGGATCCTGCAATGTAAAAGACTACAATTTGTTTGAATGCTTCAGGGGATCTCTGTGCATGATATCTTTTTAGTGTCAGAACTTTCCAGCTAAGCCATTTCTGAAACCAAAAAAGGAAACAATCATCAGATGACAAATGTTAATGCAAAAGGCAACAACTTGTTATAAGCAATACCTCTGGGGACATCCATGCATGGTCCATATATAGATCCATGCATTATCCCCATGCATTTTCTGAGCAAAGTCACCAACTCACTCAGTTCTTCCCATGTTCTTTCATTCCCAATCCCACCCAGGAGGAGGACGCCCTGCTGATCGAGGAGAAGATCAGGTGGGGCGACGGCTTCCTCATCGTCTACTCCGTCACAGACCGGTGCAGCTTCGACGAGGTCATGCGCCTCTGTTTCCTGGTCAACCACATCCATGCTGGGGCCGGTGGTGGCAGGCGGAGCAACGCCGAGCCGCCGCCCACACTCATCGTGGCCAACAAGAAGGACCTGGAGTATGACCGCATGGTGAGCCCCGAGGACGGCGAGAACCTGTCGCGCGGCCTCAAGCTGCCCTTCCACGAGATCTCGGCGCGGGACAGCTGGGAGGAGACGGCCGCCGTGTTCCACGCCCTCTACGCCGAGGTGGCGCAGCAGCTGGACGCCTCACCGCCCTCCTTCCGCCGTCGGGCCGTCTCCAAACTCATGGAGAAAATACCCAGAATTCACTCTGGCACGGCGCTGGGTGCCGCGGGACGCAGCTTCAGCTTTGGATCCTTTAGAGATTTCTTGCCTGAGTAATTACTGGGGAACATGGACCCTCCTGAGGTACAGGAGGTGAGGGTGCATACCTTCAACCCTGATCTAGATGTAGATAGAGAATTAGACCGAAGCCCATATCACAGCAGTTTGGCTAGCTCTTAGTTAGATTACTTGCTGATAAAAACAACACATCTGTGTGGTTACTCGATGAATTTTGCAGACAGACTAGACAGATTAATATATGTGTTGATCTGTCTTTATATTAAACATTACACAGTATTTTGTTCATATCCTGGAAATACTGGTGATTGAAGAGAAACTGGAGGAGAGATGACAACCTCTCATTGGACAGGTAAAAAACTTTGACAGTGCAGAGACGCATGGAACAATGCCTGaataaatggctgacttttTTCATGGTCAGCAAAATGCAGAATATAAAGTTGCTCATTTACAGTAATTTTAGAGAGACTATGGATGATAGTAATGTTAAATATTTCTCAAATCCTTTTCAAACAAAAACTGGATAACATGTATGTGGAAAATATTTAACATGAATGTAAACCAGCAATTACTTATACTACATTCTGGGAAATTCTGCGAATTGAAGAAGTGAGAATGCAGCATCACTTGGCTGTGAACAGCATCCCCTTAGTAGATGCATTATCTTTTGCCTGGTGGTGGACACATGATCTACATGTATTGATAGTAGCAGCAGCATGTCATTTTCCCCAAGAGCTTTTAGATTCTCACAATTATCAATAAAGTAGATGCTTCAGGGGGAAATGGCTCCCAGTGTCAGACCACAGATATAATCTAAAAATCTCATTGAGACTGAATACCCAaactaattatttttttctgaagGAACTTATACTGTATAGATGCCTGCCAATCTTTGGTGTACAGCAAGCTTGCCACTTGCTGTGAGTATTGCACACACAAGATTTTGTCCAACTTAAACTAAAAAAATATAATGCATTTTAGTAAGAAATATTCGTTTCACTAATTATCTTATTACCTATAATCTAGCATGTTGAAACGGCCTGAATCACAGATCGATATGATCATAAATTAAAGATACCTCTTCCACTTAATTTTGACCCGACACATCACCAGAAACAAACAGTTGAGACTTAATTTCACAGAGAAGCTATGACGCTGGAAGCCAGTAACCCTTGACCAGACAGGAGAGGAACAATGAAGTAACAGTCTTCAGTGTGTTCAGAGGAGTAGTGTACTCTAATGACAGTGTACAAGCGTGGGTTATTCAGAACGGTCTGTTTTAGTTCAGAGTTATAGCAAGGGGCCACCTGTAATAGAACAGCCTTTGTGATGTCCTTCTTTGATGTTATGGGAACATATTTGATCAGTTGAGCATTTGCTGCAACTGATAACTGAGTGTGAGAGGCCATACGCAAGAATAACCCTGCTGGAGAGTTATGGACCAGATCATGGGtaatgtttctctgtgtttcaaAATCTATTAAATTATGCTCTTCTGTCTATATTGCTCTGGCTTTGAGCAACTGGATGTCAAATTTAGTTTACTTCATGCATGAGAGACTTTGCTTGTTTTCTGACTTTGCACTAGCCCTGGTCTTACATTGCTTTGGTTCTAAAAGATAATTTGGATTTTGGTCATCAGAGACTGCTTCCAAAGTCTTCCACCCCATTTGTGGGCCTCTCTTAGCTTGCCAAGAATCACCATCCCTGCACCCTCACAGCAGTGATCTTCATGAATCTTGCAAATCAAAGCCACTGTCTGATTAGTCTGACCTCTTTGCCAGCCAACACCCATCCTTCTAATCTCCAGAGACACAGGTAAACACGGGCTGGTTGGATAAACTTGCTTCACAGTGGAATGGCAGAGGTTGCATTTGTCTTATGTTCCTCAGAATGATCTACTTCTTTGTCATTATCATCACAGGTAAGGAAGACTGATGAGCTCTCTTGCCAGCATTCTTTTGTCTTAACTTG of Alosa alosa isolate M-15738 ecotype Scorff River chromosome 14, AALO_Geno_1.1, whole genome shotgun sequence contains these proteins:
- the LOC125307300 gene encoding ras-related and estrogen-regulated growth inhibitor-like isoform X2, with product MTTNRGLQRTLRRSGSLPASRTVRIVILGQAAVAMAVRFITRRFIGEYDPTLETIYRHEVAINGDAVHFEILDTAGQEEDALLIEEKIRWGDGFLIVYSVTDRCSFDEVMRLCFLVNHIHAGAGGGRRSNAEPPPTLIVANKKDLEYDRMVSPEDGENLSRGLKLPFHEISARDSWEETAAVFHALYAEVAQQLDASPPSFRRRAVSKLMEKIPRIHSGTALGAAGRSFSFGSFRDFLPE
- the LOC125307300 gene encoding ras-related and estrogen-regulated growth inhibitor-like isoform X1 — translated: MTTNRGLQRTLRRSGSLPASRTVRIVILGQAAVGKTAMAVRFITRRFIGEYDPTLETIYRHEVAINGDAVHFEILDTAGQEEDALLIEEKIRWGDGFLIVYSVTDRCSFDEVMRLCFLVNHIHAGAGGGRRSNAEPPPTLIVANKKDLEYDRMVSPEDGENLSRGLKLPFHEISARDSWEETAAVFHALYAEVAQQLDASPPSFRRRAVSKLMEKIPRIHSGTALGAAGRSFSFGSFRDFLPE